In the genome of Taeniopygia guttata chromosome 4, bTaeGut7.mat, whole genome shotgun sequence, the window GCATTTCCATCCTTTGGTTTTATGATCAGCCGGCTGCCCCCAGCAGTGCCTTCTGAAGAGGACCTCAGTCGTTTCTCAACAAATCTGCCTTCCCTGTATGGACTGAGGCTGCTGGCAAGATCAACTACAACGAGAGAAGCAATCAGCAATTGTTACAGGGAACTGCTCTCTACAAGTATTTTCTTAATGAGAACACTGCTTTGCTTGAAATaattacactgaaaataaatcatATGAGAAATATTCTGTGGAAAGCAGATCATGCTTCCCTAGATCAAGGTGTCACCTGGGCCCCCAGTTCAGCCCCAGAGACAGGCATGCTCAGCACACCATAGCCCAGGCAAGGGCTCCTCATAGAATCCAGAAAGATTCTTTGATccatctttttccttctccctttatTATAGGACATTCCCAAATTGCTGAAAGTAATATCTACCAGAGAAACTATCACTTGCCCGGTGGTGCCAGCCTGCCTTACCCTAGGCCCAAAGGCAAGTCCAGCTTTTGAAGGGCCAGGTGACAACTTTGTTACCCCTGCATAACAGGGATGCACATCAGTTTCCATTTCTGTTCAGCATTCCTAGTTTAGCCTTACACCTGCACCCTCCATCAGTCTGCAGTCAGGGGGCAAAATCCCAGTCCAGTTAAAACAGTAACACAtcagaaaagaggagaaaaaaatacattttgacaTGTCAGGGAAAATTTAGAGATGGGGACAGATAAAAGAGTAGTAGCATAATAAATGTCACACAGAAAATTTTACCTTTTGCATTTTGCAAGAGAATAGAGATTTTCTCTAAAGGTtctcaaaaaaatccatatcacataaaaatacataaaagtaTACTAAGAAATATGTGGCACATCAAACCTCCTCACACATCAATGTCACATTCACCATGCTATCTATAATGATATCAGGTATGATACCAGgtacagaagagaaaatatctATTACCAAAGAAAATGCACAGAAGTATTTTCTATTCACATCTTGGTTCAAATACTGTTTTAGAAAACCAAATGTTCAAACCAGTCTGTTTGCAAGAGGTATAAGTAATTATAACCACATCTTGCTGATTGCCATGTAAGGTTTTTCTGTATTTGACTCATTTCATATGGCACGCTTTTGTCTTATTTTCACTGGTTCCTTTGTACCCTTGATGAATTTCTAATTTGAAATACATTCTTCacaacaccagaaaaaaaagtattttgaacaGCACTAAAAACCAgaacttttctatttttttaaatcaacaaCTTTTATATAGTGCAGTATTAGCTCTAGTAATAAGAGCTATTTACAGATGAGACAATGTGGCAAGGAAGACAAACTGAGTGTTCAGGACCAGTAATACAGAtaaatgggaatattttttcccccaaagtgACTGAGGTTTCGAGTGAAAGAGGAGCCTCTGGTGAAAGCTAATTCAGTGGATTAATTTGACTTTCTATTGCCATTTATATACAAGATACCCAAGTAAGCCTAGCAGTGACTAATAATTCAAAAAAGCAAGATTGCTTTTGATTGCTTATAATCTACATGCCTAGATAAATATCCAAGCAAAATGATGGGTGTGAATTTATAGGAGCTTATACTTATCATCATTCATCTTCTAACACAATCACTACAAATGCTGCCTTGTTAACTCTCAAATTTTGCCCCCTCACATAGAGCCTCAGGATTAAGCAAGAAAGCACCAGTCATTAAGCTGGCTGGAGAAAATCAGCTGTCAGAGATAAATGTCTTCTGACAGGTGTCCTTCACTCAAGGGCCTGGTGCCTTATTTATCTGTATCTCTATAGACTGGGATTTCTAGGCACAGTCTTTCCACTTAATCTTGTTAGTACTCCAAATTACTCTTCATAAACTACAGACCTAGTGTGAAATTTAGATGGTAATTAACTCCCTCGGTTTCACAGATGACAAAATGAGAATTTGGACATTTATTTCAGATGGAAGCAGAAACAGGATCTCTCATACTTTGATAAAATACCCACTCGGAGCTATTCTATAACATCAGTTGAGTAGAGAAAGCAAGACTCTAGAAATTTCTAAACCCCGATCAATATAAAGTAAACGGCATTGTTTCCCGTAATCACACTACAGGAATATTTGTTTCTCCGGTGATGTTTCCATCCCAAATTATGCAACCCCATGGCTCAAGTCCAAAATAGCCATGTCTCAAGGAATCGTAGCCTCAGCCTCTAACACAAGCTGGGAATTTGCATTCTAATTCATTTTCTATTAAGCAAAGCATAGCCATGAACAGCACTGATGGGTGTTTGCAAACTCTTAAACTCAAAAAAAACACAGACTTTGCCTTTAATTCCTATAGTTCTGGGGAGGACACAATTTCTACTTTCTGAACTTCACAGTTAGCACTTGCAATTCTAAAAAACACTTTATGACAAAACAGTCATTATAGAAATGATAATGAATGACTCATAATGAATGACTCAAAACCCACCAAACTCAAAAATGAAAAGACCATGAAACATACCTTTAGGATGGTTTGATTCATAACCCTGTTGTGTTTTAAAGGACTGAGGTTCAGAACATGGAACAGCGTTAGACCCCACTAGAGGAACTGTGTTTCTCATGTGCTTGCATGGAGTGCTTTCATCTCTGCTGCCACTCAACCCCCGTGCCTTTGGGGAGAGTGTCACTGGTTCTTCACTATGCTGTAACGTCAAGGTTCCTAAATGTGCATTTTCTGAGTTAATTTTTTCTATGTGGCTGGCATCATTAATATGTAGTCCATTGGCTTGCAACAATACTTTTGTTTGATTAGCAACTGAGGTTTTGAATAAGGTACTGGATTCCACACTGCATGAGCTTGCATGACTCACAGGAGATACAACAGCAGAATGGCCAGCACTTTGCACAGTCTCTCTCTCcctcacaggagcagcagcaggattaaAGAAGATCTGAGAGGTAGAGACATCATGGCCAAAATCCTCTGTGAGCAGTGCCCCTGGCCCACTGCTGGGCAGGGCATCAGCCTCTGAAACAGAGTCCTCGGTCAGAGCGACGAAGTCCGAGGGGGTCTGGGCAGCCGTGAGGTCAGCCGAGAGCAGCGGGGACTGCAGGGAGCTGCCCATGCACTCCGTCGTCTCAGCCGAGCATGGAGGAGACAATTTGGCCATCACAGGTTCACTCTCCACATAGGATTTAACTTCCAGCAAGCACCTGGGCTGCTGCACAGAGGAAACTGACTGACTCTCTGGAACTGGTTTGGAAAATTTGTAGTGTGAGGAAAAAGATTTGGTGAGAAGTTTTCGTGTGGACTGTTTGACAGAATATCGGCTTCGCTCTTCTGCAAAGCCCGAATCATCGCCCTCATTCTTCCCAGAGCTTATGCAATTGATAAAGACATTCTTATTAGCTGAGGgctcctttcccttttcaaaATCGTCTGTCAAAGACCTTGTTATCTTCTTGTTACGTGAGCTGCCAAAGCCAACTGAATGCCTTCCTCTGCTTTTTATGTGCTCGTCTAAGCTGAGTTTTTGAAAAGTGCTAAGAGAGGACTGGGCACCATTTGAGATGTTAACATTTTGACTTGCCGAGTCAGACTTCTGCTCACTCCCTTTCTTGTTATGGAAGCTAATGGAAGGAGTGCGGAAAATACTCCGGCGCTTTCCGGTGCTCCCTGAGCTGGAGTTCGTGCTGGATGGGGAGGAGGTGTGGACACCAATGGCATTGGCAGAAGAAGGCGAGGAAGGAAGGGAGTCGTGTCTCCGGCTAACACTTCTCCTGAATATTGGCAAGCGAGATACGAGAGTCGATCGTCTGGATCCCGAGTCCCCCATCAGGGCACAAAGGGTCCGTGGTTCTTCACAGCCAATAAAATAACCTaggatgaaataaaaaacaggggggagggagggaataAGATTAATTATTCAGCCTCAAAGATCACTCAAACAGATTTGTCAGTCAGCCTAAATGCATGAGATGTCAACATCAATTTGCTGTACACACATTACTGAAGACTTGTAGCATTTCAAAGTGATGTTCAATAGCCAGCACTGAAAACTGAGCAAACATGTGGCTTAAAATATTCTACTGACAAAAGATCCAATTTTATATACAGTATTGGACAACAGTATTGTATACTGTTACACTGGGTAACAGTATAAAATCTAAATGCCAAAAGATCTATTAGTGTATCACCCAAACATCCTTGTTTTTAAGTTCTTCTTATAAACTGTAAGCGCTCCTCAAAGATAGTTCATTTTTCATGATCTGAGTAGAACATATCattattctgtatttctaaACACTCAGATTTTTGCATGAAAGAAGAGGATATAAATTTTCAATCTTCATTGAATTTTCAGTTGGATTTTAATTACTTTATGTGCTTCTGTTAAAGGCTGTATGTAACACCTTCCAATACAGAAAATGATGGCATTGCAATCCAGCCAAAATATGCAACACCAAAAATTCTTCCTAAAGAACTGTAAGGTCAAGGATTTTACTGTCAAAATATGGGATCATGTCTCTAGATTTGAACTGTAATGTCTTCTTTGAACATTTTTCTGAAATCCTCTCACAGCCTATTTGCTTATAATTAGctcttttttcatgttttttgaAATTAGTGAGAAGTGCTTCCATGCACAGGcacttgtaatttttttataaatatttaagcaAAAGTTCTTTCAATCAGCACTGTAGATGTACTGGAAGAATATTAATCTTTATGAAATACAGACCAGTTCCATCTCCTTTTTGTTCTTGTTATAATAAACTACCTCTGTGAAAGACAGGACCACAGAGAGACAGTAATAAAAACATGTATATATAATCACAAGAACAGGAGAAGCTGTAGGAATTATGCCCCAATGTCACTTCatgagctgctggtgctcagcaCGTAAAAATAAACTCCAAGTCATCTGTCTAGACAATGTTTGTATgtcaactgcaaaaacaaaGTAATTCATCTAATGAGCAATTTAATATGTGGCTCAGCAAGTATCAGTCAGCTATATATATTTAGGTAGtgtatacatacacacacatatatataaatggAAACAGAATTTATTTAAGTTTTATTAAAACTACATACATGTTATATAACTGTGAAAGAATGAGTAACAAGCTCAAAGACTGTTTCTGACTAGAGGCTGAATTGCACTTTTCTGCtgttaacatttctttttaaatgctaCTGCATCTTCAGAGTGGAGTACAGCTCCACTCTGAAGATGCAGTGCCAAGCAGCCACACTATTCACAAGCATCAGGAATCAATAAGCAATTTTGTAGTTTAGGATGAGAAAAACAGCTTGAGAATAGTCACGAATtgcaagaagccactggtgagCTCTGGTGGCAAGCTACAGCCTGACCTAGACAACGCCCATTGTTCTGTGACTGAAACCCCAATTTGAATTGTCTGTCTAGGGCAAAACTGGCAATACAGGACCACACAGAGTTACCAGAAAAACTTGACATCCAGCAGTGAACTGAAGCACAGCCAGCTGTTCCATTTCACTGACAGGTATGAAAGTTTGCATTTAGACCACTACATAAGAGCAACTGCAGTGGGAACAGTGCCAAGAACGCACGGCTCTGTGAACTCCCACAGGAACTGGTGTTATCCCAGCTTGTTCACCCGTCCACAACTCTGCCTACCCAAAATGGGCTTTTGAAAGCCACATCAAACCCTTCATCCCCTCCCCTTCTCTGGCTTCTTTAACCACTCCAAGACCCTAACTGCATTGGGGTTTCTTTGCTGTAGTGACTCTCTACCTTGCAGGCTTACTGGTACACATGGATAAGCACATACACACATGATTTTTACAGATTGTAAGaattctttcctgtgttttaaAGAGAGATCGAAATtgctgacaaaaaaaaccaaacctttaGCATGCAGTTGTACAATAGAATAGATTAAcaaagtacttttaaaaaataccttaaatcCCTATAGGCATTTTATGGGTGTATAAaacatttgctgctgctgttctcctgCCCATAGCTTAAACTGTCACTTCACTGAAGCCATCCTAGTTTGTAACTACAAAATTTTCCAAGCTGAAACCAGAAGGAAGCAGAAAACTGAGCAAAAAGCACACTCTGTAACTTGCACTAGGAATACAAAGACTGTGTCTAAATAATAAGAGATTATTCCTAAAGATTGACCCTGAATAAACATAGCTTTGGCCTTCCAGTTGGTAATAAATTTTAATAGAATATATTGCCTCTAACAGCAGATAACAAAATGGCATTTATTCAGTTGATTCCTCCTTTCCTGTCTCGTGAAGGAAGAACACAAACTGTCAGCATTCCTCTAATTGTCTAAGCAGCAGAAATCCTCACTCAATACAGTACAATACACTGTTTTTTTCTAGGTCTAAAACAGCTATCAGAGAATATTTCTTAAAGCATACACCATTGTGCAAATATACCTGTATACATGCATGCCCATGTGCATACACTGTTTGAATGTTGTGAATGTTCTAGTAAGATTTTTAACAGTAATGATTTAATAGAATTACATatcatatatatacacacacattttgCACTGTTAACCAGTCAAAGCTTATCATTAAGTTAAAATGACAACTTCTCTGCTTGCAACACAAGGAAAAATAACAAGTATTTCAAGACAGCAATACTTTCAGATACTACTGAAATCTGGTATTccgttaatttttttttatttttttgcttacaGCAGAGGAGCTATAAACTGTCATATATGTCCTCTTATGACTAACGATTGGAGGTGTTTCCTTTCAGTCTCCACATTTAACATGAGTATTTGTACTTGCAACTTTACACTAATAACACTTACAGAGTAAAATTCACTCCAGCTACATCCCCGCAAAaccattaattttatttatttaaaatcctTTTCTCTACTGGCATCATTCTTAAAACCTtcaacagaggaaaaagaaaagagaagagaaagacacCTTTATTTAGACTCCTTGTTTAGGACAAAATATGCTAGCACATAATGAGAATACTCAAGAAAACAGGCACACTATTCTGTGTGGACGTTTGAATCTTGATCAAATACACAGCCATTACTTTGTAATACTTTTGAATTCTAAAACCCAGTTACTActgaaactgaaatatttactCAGTGCTGAACAAGAcagaaaatttttgctttttatggAATGCATTTTTCAATGCATATTCTTGCAGCTGGCATTACACAAGACATGTTAATATAATGACAGAAAATGACAAAGCTACTATGCAAACAACTGCAGGCATAGTAATAGTGGATTATTTCGGAAAATTCTCTTCCTCAAGAGCTTGGCTACAGCTGAGAGTTTCTGAGCTCCTGTGCTCAGACCAATGGAATTGAGAAACCAAGTGtgagcaaaatatttaaaaagttaatGAGATGGAAATAGCTTCCTTTCATGTTGGTCTGCACCAAAACAttgcaaaatgcaaattaatcttaaaaatatcttaatatCACATATTTAATTGTCAGAGAAGACCAAGAAGTCAAGTTTTTTATAGTTGGGCCTTACTCTTTCCCCACAGGAGATCTTTGGAGGAACCATCCAGCTAATGTTGTAATATCAGGCCTTTATCTTGCCTACAGAAGTTGTCTGACTATAAAAAAACACAAGGTAAAAATTATACAGGTATAATTGTATATAGTATACATTGTATACTATATACAATTATTGTATATATTACTGTATTGTATATATTACTGTATCTTGTCAAAAGAGACAAATTGCTCAACTTTCAGACAGTGAATCTAATTGTAGGAAGAAAAACCCACAAGTGTTAAAACAGGCAAAATTGTCAAAATATTACACCAGTATCTCCAGAGAAATCTACTCCATCAGTTCAACAGCTGAAACCCAAAATACAGtactttttatttcagcttctgCCCAGCAGCTACTCTCACAAGTGTGCCAAAACTCAGCCCTTTCAATAAACAGCAATTCCTTGTGCTTCTGGTTTTGAACCCCAGCAGATGGAGCCATGGGTCTACTTTCTCAATAACTGCAAATATGAAAAAGCAAGTCTGTGCCTTTTACATTTCTTACTACCTTTGAGGCAAAATTTAGGAATTGAAATTATGTGTGAATTTTACCATTATCATAATTACATGTATACACAAAAGACAAGATATGTTTATTCAACACTGTAATGTGTAGGGGAGTGCAAACACTGTCttcataaataaacaaacacactACTACCTCTCAACACTTTCTAAACAAAGCTTCCCTAAAGCGGTTCTTAAACATGCAATTCCTAGAAATATTAAACAACATCTTCCACACGAGAAACAAAATTGAATTAGCTATCAAAGTTTAAAATGGGAGATGACATGACACACATAGCTGAAACGCCTCAAACCTTAAATCAGAGCAGAATATCAATAAGCATATGGAAGATTTTTAGGCTTCACTCATAGTTTAAGGATGATGATACATTTTCTTTATTACTTAGACCTGGGAACTGTACAATAAAGAAGAACACACAGGACTAAGATATTCATCTTACACTGCGAAAATCCCGCCTCCATCCCTCACAGGAGCACTACCATGCAGCAGGAGGCAAGGACCACATCACACAGCCAGTCTCTACAGACCAGCTGGCTCCAGCCttacacagaaattaaatttgccCCAGGATACTACAAATACCCACAAAActacatgaaaataaatggttttaaTTGTTGGTGCGTCAACAGAAGTCCTGATGCAGCTGATACACTTGCAAGTAGTAGTCCTTTAGTCCATGGGGTAACATTATAGCCTGTGGCTCCCACCCAAATTGTTAAGCTTCCATCATCTGGATTCCAGCACTGCGCATTTAAGCATTACTGCTGTCAATAAAGTTCTAATATTATTTGTCTCTCTAGTATGTTTGTGACTTGGTTTTAcctgcacagctcccagagGTCACTGTGTGTCATCAAGCCTGTCCATGAGCACAATGCAGGAGTCTAAAAAAGCCATTAACATCAGtttacatttaaaacaaaagcaaacaaacaccaaaTAAATACTCAGGGCTTTAGTGGTTACCAAGGACAATGTAACCAAATTAATAGGATCTTATTGAAAACACCAGCAAAGCCAAATGCCTGAACAATAGAAAGCACTAGCTAGGAAAGGGGGTTTTGAAACAATCTGGGTTTGCAAATTAAACGAGTGAAACTCTAATACATAACAGCTTCACTTGCTTTTGTGAATAACactcttccctcttccttccttgTGCATGTAACCCTCGCAGCATGGTAGCATGGTACAGAGCTACAGAGTGTATTCTGTGGAACAGCAGCCACAGTCATCATTCTCACAGTCAAATTTTACAAGCTCCTACCATGTCCACGCCTGCTTGGAGGTTAGTTTTTCTGAACAGTTTTTATAAACAACTGGAGAGTACCTAACACAGGTTATGTATGTCTATATATGCACTTGTAAAATTCCACACTCATATTCCACTCTGTACTGAAAATGTAATTGGGCAACAAAAGCTTTTATgtatctgggaaaaaaaaaaaaaaaagaaaaaaaaccaaaacaaaccacaaaaaggACAACCcgcacacacaaaacaaaaaaaaaaaaaaaaccaaaaaaaaaaaaaaacaagaacacAGAACACAGAATCCAACCACTGAGTTACCCTAAGGCAAGAGATGAGATTTCTTTCAGTTTCCTGCATTCTGCAGCCCAGGCCTATCTTTATTTTCACATACTCCCATGCTTTCAGGAAATGAGAGAGGAAACAAGCAGATAAATTTGCAATAAAGAAGTCTGAAGCTACACAAATACATCAAAAGTCCAACTCCCATTCTGACTGGTCTTGTACCAGTTGAAGACAGTGATTTCATATATCCATAACTGCTATTCCCAGTGTTGTGATTGAATTAGAAGTGCAATCATCATTCAAAGACAGTAACTGTAGGTAAGTTATCTAATATGTCCTCTTTTGACTTAAGTTAGCCAGAAGGCAAATGTTAGCATAAGTTACACACAACTCATTCTATCATTTATTATCACTGGGTATGTAAATTTATCCTAC includes:
- the CCSER1 gene encoding serine-rich coiled-coil domain-containing protein 1 isoform X4, translating into MGDSGSRRSTLVSRLPIFRRSVSRRHDSLPSSPSSANAIGVHTSSPSSTNSSSGSTGKRRSIFRTPSISFHNKKGSEQKSDSASQNVNISNGAQSSLSTFQKLSLDEHIKSRGRHSVGFGSSRNKKITRSLTDDFEKGKEPSANKNVFINCISSGKNEGDDSGFAEERSRYSVKQSTRKLLTKSFSSHYKFSKPVPESQSVSSVQQPRCLLEVKSYVESEPVMAKLSPPCSAETTECMGSSLQSPLLSADLTAAQTPSDFVALTEDSVSEADALPSSGPGALLTEDFGHDVSTSQIFFNPAAAPVRERETVQSAGHSAVVSPVSHASSCSVESSTLFKTSVANQTKVLLQANGLHINDASHIEKINSENAHLGTLTLQHSEEPVTLSPKARGLSGSRDESTPCKHMRNTVPLVGSNAVPCSEPQSFKTQQGYESNHPKVDLASSLSPYREGRFVEKRLRSSSEGTAGGSRLIIKPKDGNAEDLNSLRKQRASSSSSKMNSMDVLNNLGSCELDEDDLMLDLEFLEEQHHQRSVCREDSCQSIVSCAAVVLAPVETTVDTRKKEQMRMPDVSKQNLSLKLSKEVEQGEARYPRVSQLAGSPSVEWPFAGLEEGGGIESLPFRLMLQDCTAVKTLLLKMKRVLQESTDMSPAGSTASLPVSPLPEEPLFFKDGIKDECSVLKLQLKERDELIAQLREELEKAQCFQKALASQADKSTQTELVGHDILKSWRAQHWEVLLYLLAGNYTTYPVRMVSQNLSTRDRKSALTPTEDPFRHPPGNQAAAYESKSCQLSNLCLSSLLKEKEIVEAIKHTRGTYESLASEATQNGLAVTAPSTAKPASKADGCPMFSGAPKDQSAVPRQHTTFTGRLGQPPRGPISLHMYSRKNVFLHHNLHTAELQTLGQQDG
- the CCSER1 gene encoding serine-rich coiled-coil domain-containing protein 1 isoform X6 encodes the protein MSSADSSSVEEILFSVSGHPEVSTGLHVGYFIGCEEPRTLCALMGDSGSRRSTLVSRLPIFRRSVSRRHDSLPSSPSSANAIGVHTSSPSSTNSSSGSTGKRRSIFRTPSISFHNKKGSEQKSDSASQNVNISNGAQSSLSTFQKLSLDEHIKSRGRHSVGFGSSRNKKITRSLTDDFEKGKEPSANKNVFINCISSGKNEGDDSGFAEERSRYSVKQSTRKLLTKSFSSHYKFSKPVPESQSVSSVQQPRCLLEVKSYVESEPVMAKLSPPCSAETTECMGSSLQSPLLSADLTAAQTPSDFVALTEDSVSEADALPSSGPGALLTEDFGHDVSTSQIFFNPAAAPVRERETVQSAGHSAVVSPVSHASSCSVESSTLFKTSVANQTKVLLQANGLHINDASHIEKINSENAHLGTLTLQHSEEPVTLSPKARGLSGSRDESTPCKHMRNTVPLVGSNAVPCSEPQSFKTQQGYESNHPKVDLASSLSPYREGRFVEKRLRSSSEGTAGGSRLIIKPKDGNAEDLNSLRKQRASSSSSKMNSMDVLNNLGSCELDEDDLMLDLEFLEEQHHQRSVCREDSCQSIVSCAAVVLAPVETTVDTRKKEQMRMPDVSKQNLSLKLSKEVEQGEARYPRVSQLAGSPSVEWPFAGLEEGGGIESLPFRLMLQDCTAVKTLLLKMKRVLQESTDMSPAGSTASLPVSPLPEEPLFFKDGIKDECSVLKLQLKERDELIAQLREELEKAQCFQKALASQADKSTQTELVGHDGTALGSAPVPSRRQLCAATSDPTVTLLQWKRQE
- the CCSER1 gene encoding serine-rich coiled-coil domain-containing protein 1 isoform X9; the protein is MSSADSSSVEEILFSVSGHPEVSTGLHVGYFIGCEEPRTLCALMGDSGSRRSTLVSRLPIFRRSVSRRHDSLPSSPSSANAIGVHTSSPSSTNSSSGSTGKRRSIFRTPSISFHNKKGSEQKSDSASQNVNISNGAQSSLSTFQKLSLDEHIKSRGRHSVGFGSSRNKKITRSLTDDFEKGKEPSANKNVFINCISSGKNEGDDSGFAEERSRYSVKQSTRKLLTKSFSSHYKFSKPVPESQSVSSVQQPRCLLEVKSYVESEPVMAKLSPPCSAETTECMGSSLQSPLLSADLTAAQTPSDFVALTEDSVSEADALPSSGPGALLTEDFGHDVSTSQIFFNPAAAPVRERETVQSAGHSAVVSPVSHASSCSVESSTLFKTSVANQTKVLLQANGLHINDASHIEKINSENAHLGTLTLQHSEEPVTLSPKARGLSGSRDESTPCKHMRNTVPLVGSNAVPCSEPQSFKTQQGYESNHPKVDLASSLSPYREGRFVEKRLRSSSEGTAGGSRLIIKPKDGNAEDLNSLRKQRASSSSSKMNSMDVLNNLGSCELDEDDLMLDLEFLEEQHHQRSVCREDSCQSIVSCAAVVLAPVETTVDTRKKEQMRMPDVSKQNLSLKLSKEVEQGEARYPRVSQLAGSPSVEWPFAGLEEGGGIESLPFRLMLQDCTAVKTLLLKMKRVLQESTDMSPAGSTASLPVSPLPEEPLFFKDGIKDECSVLKLQLKERDELIAQLREELEKAQCFQKALASQADKSTQTELVGHDSVFHWSLVGS
- the CCSER1 gene encoding serine-rich coiled-coil domain-containing protein 1 isoform X8, whose product is MSSADSSSVEEILFSVSGHPEVSTGLHVGYFIGCEEPRTLCALMGDSGSRRSTLVSRLPIFRRSVSRRHDSLPSSPSSANAIGVHTSSPSSTNSSSGSTGKRRSIFRTPSISFHNKKGSEQKSDSASQNVNISNGAQSSLSTFQKLSLDEHIKSRGRHSVGFGSSRNKKITRSLTDDFEKGKEPSANKNVFINCISSGKNEGDDSGFAEERSRYSVKQSTRKLLTKSFSSHYKFSKPVPESQSVSSVQQPRCLLEVKSYVESEPVMAKLSPPCSAETTECMGSSLQSPLLSADLTAAQTPSDFVALTEDSVSEADALPSSGPGALLTEDFGHDVSTSQIFFNPAAAPVRERETVQSAGHSAVVSPVSHASSCSVESSTLFKTSVANQTKVLLQANGLHINDASHIEKINSENAHLGTLTLQHSEEPVTLSPKARGLSGSRDESTPCKHMRNTVPLVGSNAVPCSEPQSFKTQQGYESNHPKVDLASSLSPYREGRFVEKRLRSSSEGTAGGSRLIIKPKDGNAEDLNSLRKQRASSSSSKMNSMDVLNNLGSCELDEDDLMLDLEFLEEQHHQRSVCREDSCQSIVSCAAVVLAPVETTVDTRKKEQMRMPDVSKQNLSLKLSKEVEQGEARYPRVSQLAGSPSVEWPFAGLEEGGGIESLPFRLMLQDCTAVKTLLLKMKRVLQESTDMSPAGSTASLPVSPLPEEPLFFKDGIKDECSVLKLQLKERDELIAQLREELEKAQCFQKALASQADKSTQTELVGHDALWNSPCSEGLVYKPISISLVPSLLN
- the CCSER1 gene encoding serine-rich coiled-coil domain-containing protein 1 isoform X1, giving the protein MSSADSSSVEEILFSVSGHPEVSTGLHVGYFIGCEEPRTLCALMGDSGSRRSTLVSRLPIFRRSVSRRHDSLPSSPSSANAIGVHTSSPSSTNSSSGSTGKRRSIFRTPSISFHNKKGSEQKSDSASQNVNISNGAQSSLSTFQKLSLDEHIKSRGRHSVGFGSSRNKKITRSLTDDFEKGKEPSANKNVFINCISSGKNEGDDSGFAEERSRYSVKQSTRKLLTKSFSSHYKFSKPVPESQSVSSVQQPRCLLEVKSYVESEPVMAKLSPPCSAETTECMGSSLQSPLLSADLTAAQTPSDFVALTEDSVSEADALPSSGPGALLTEDFGHDVSTSQIFFNPAAAPVRERETVQSAGHSAVVSPVSHASSCSVESSTLFKTSVANQTKVLLQANGLHINDASHIEKINSENAHLGTLTLQHSEEPVTLSPKARGLSGSRDESTPCKHMRNTVPLVGSNAVPCSEPQSFKTQQGYESNHPKVDLASSLSPYREGRFVEKRLRSSSEGTAGGSRLIIKPKDGNAEDLNSLRKQRASSSSSKMNSMDVLNNLGSCELDEDDLMLDLEFLEEQHHQRSVCREDSCQSIVSCAAVVLAPVETTVDTRKKEQMRMPDVSKQNLSLKLSKEVEQGEARYPRVSQLAGSPSVEWPFAGLEEGGGIESLPFRLMLQDCTAVKTLLLKMKRVLQESTDMSPAGSTASLPVSPLPEEPLFFKDGIKDECSVLKLQLKERDELIAQLREELEKAQCFQKALASQADKSTQTELVGHDILKSWRAQHWEVLLYLLAGNYTTYPVRMVSQNLSTRDRKSALTPTEDPFRHPPGNQAAAYESKSCQLSNLCLSSLLKEKEIVEAIKHTRGTYESLASEATQNGLAVTAPSTAKPASKADGCPMFSGAPKDQSAVPRQHTTFTGRLGQPPRGPISLHMYSRKNVFLHHNLHTAELQTLGQQDG
- the CCSER1 gene encoding serine-rich coiled-coil domain-containing protein 1 isoform X2 — encoded protein: MGDSGSRRSTLVSRLPIFRRSVSRRHDSLPSSPSSANAIGVHTSSPSSTNSSSGSTGKRRSIFRTPSISFHNKKGSEQKSDSASQNVNISNGAQSSLSTFQKLSLDEHIKSRGRHSVGFGSSRNKKITRSLTDDFEKGKEPSANKNVFINCISSGKNEGDDSGFAEERSRYSVKQSTRKLLTKSFSSHYKFSKPVPESQSVSSVQQPRCLLEVKSYVESEPVMAKLSPPCSAETTECMGSSLQSPLLSADLTAAQTPSDFVALTEDSVSEADALPSSGPGALLTEDFGHDVSTSQIFFNPAAAPVRERETVQSAGHSAVVSPVSHASSCSVESSTLFKTSVANQTKVLLQANGLHINDASHIEKINSENAHLGTLTLQHSEEPVTLSPKARGLSGSRDESTPCKHMRNTVPLVGSNAVPCSEPQSFKTQQGYESNHPKVDLASSLSPYREGRFVEKRLRSSSEGTAGGSRLIIKPKDGNAEDLNSLRKQRASSSSSKMNSMDVLNNLGSCELDEDDLMLDLEFLEEQHHQRSVCREDSCQSIVSCAAVVLAPVETTVDTRKKEQMRMPDVSKQNLSLKLSKEVEQGEARYPRVSQLAGSPSVEWPFAGLEEGGGIESLPFRLMLQDCTAVKTLLLKMKRVLQESTDMSPAGSTASLPVSPLPEEPLFFKDGIKDECSVLKLQLKERDELIAQLREELEKAQCFQKALASQADKSTQTELVGHDTTYPVRMVSQNLSTRDRKSALTPTEDPFRHPPGNQAAAYESKSCQLSNLCLSSLLKEKEIVEAIKHTRGTYESLASEATQNGLAVTAPSTAKPASKADGCPMFSGAPKDQSAVPRQHTTFTGRLGQPPRGPISLHMYSRKNVFLHHNLHTAELQTLGQQDG